The Vulpes vulpes isolate BD-2025 chromosome 10, VulVul3, whole genome shotgun sequence genome has a window encoding:
- the TUG1 gene encoding taurine up-regulated 1 translates to EEALARPPPLPGLVGRRSGRAVDRAIGWRLFLLLWHPALGAQARPPRRAPGGRWRSRRVFLLVRRTRAAAYAFAIRRGVVRVVGGGGQLLRPAPGEAAAAGFGASGEAGVAGAGLEAWRHPSGPARTQLGGQEGAGGWLVVGFLLCLFLLMPP, encoded by the coding sequence GAAGAAGCCCTGGCgcgccctccccccctccccggtcTGGTAGGGCGAAGGAGCGGGCGCGCGGTCGATCGAGCGATCGGTTGGCGGCTCTTTCTCCTGCTCTGGCATCCAGCTCTTGGGGCGCAGGCCCGGCCGCCGCGGCGCGCGCCCGGTGGCCGTTGGCGCTCGCGCCGCGTCTTTCTTCTCGTACGCAGAACTCGGGCGGCGGCCTATGCGTTTGCGATTCGACGAGGAGTCGTCCGGGTGGTCGGCGGCGGCGGGCAGCTGCTCCGCCCCGCTcccggggaggcggcggcggcgggattTGGCGCGTCCGGGGAGGCGGGGGTGGCCGGGGCTGGCCTGGAGGCCTGGCGCCACCCTTCGGGGCCTGCAAGGACCCAGTTGGGGGGGCAAGAGGGCGCTGGGGGATGGTTGGTGGTGGGCTTTCTACTTTGCCTTTTTCTCCTTATGCCCCCTTAG